The following coding sequences lie in one Flavobacterium sediminis genomic window:
- a CDS encoding PUR family DNA/RNA-binding protein: MRENEMLEQEDIFSKVLRAGRRTYFFDVRATKADDYYITITESKKFTEEDGSYHFKKHKIYLYKEDFAAFRDILDEMTSFVIDKKGEEVISERHQKDFKRDSFSNETTEESVSAKSFTNVDFDDI; this comes from the coding sequence ATGAGAGAAAATGAAATGTTAGAACAAGAAGATATCTTTTCTAAAGTATTAAGAGCAGGTAGAAGAACATATTTCTTTGATGTGAGAGCTACTAAAGCAGATGATTACTATATTACTATCACTGAAAGTAAAAAATTCACAGAAGAAGATGGCTCATACCACTTCAAAAAACACAAAATCTATCTTTACAAAGAAGATTTTGCAGCTTTCAGAGACATTCTTGACGAAATGACATCTTTTGTAATTGACAAAAAAGGTGAAGAAGTAATTTCTGAAAGACATCAAAAAGATTTTAAAAGAGATTCTTTTTCAAATGAAACTACAGAAGAATCTGTTTCTGCAAAAAGCTTTACTAACGTAGATTTTGATGATATCTAA
- a CDS encoding Glu/Leu/Phe/Val dehydrogenase dimerization domain-containing protein: MIADVLNAKELQKVAPVFGQISFDGHEQVVFCHDKDTGLKAIIGIHNTVLGPALGGTRMWKYANEWEALNDVLRLSRGMTFKNSISGLNLGGGKAVIIGDAKTEKTPELMRKFGEYVDSLSGRYITAEDVGMETKDMDIVREVTKHVSGISVEKGGSGNPSPITAYGVFMGLRAAAKYQFGTDNLEGKKVLVQGIGHVGEVLVKHLTESGAIVTITDINEDRLHQVGAKYGAKIFTGTDLYASDVDIYAPCALGATVNDETISKLKAKVIAGAANNQLANEITHGQILKEKGILYAPDFLINAGGVINVYSELANLTKEQVLEKTENIYNTALEIFDFADKNNITTHQAALSIAQKRIDDRKKELQNK; the protein is encoded by the coding sequence ATGATAGCAGACGTATTAAATGCAAAAGAACTTCAAAAGGTTGCACCGGTTTTCGGGCAAATTTCTTTTGACGGTCACGAACAAGTTGTTTTTTGCCATGACAAAGATACAGGTTTAAAAGCAATTATTGGTATTCATAACACAGTTTTAGGTCCTGCATTGGGAGGAACGAGAATGTGGAAGTATGCTAATGAATGGGAAGCCCTTAACGATGTATTGCGTTTATCGCGTGGTATGACGTTTAAGAATTCTATTTCAGGATTAAACTTAGGTGGAGGTAAAGCCGTTATAATCGGTGATGCCAAGACTGAAAAAACACCTGAATTGATGCGTAAATTTGGGGAGTATGTAGATTCTTTATCCGGAAGATATATCACAGCAGAAGATGTTGGGATGGAAACTAAAGATATGGATATTGTAAGAGAAGTTACAAAACACGTATCAGGGATTTCCGTTGAAAAAGGAGGTTCAGGTAATCCGTCACCTATTACAGCTTACGGGGTTTTCATGGGATTAAGAGCCGCTGCTAAATATCAGTTTGGTACGGATAATTTAGAAGGTAAGAAAGTTTTGGTACAAGGTATTGGTCATGTAGGTGAAGTTTTAGTAAAACACCTTACAGAAAGTGGTGCTATAGTTACGATTACGGATATTAATGAAGACAGATTACATCAGGTAGGTGCTAAGTACGGTGCTAAGATTTTTACAGGAACTGACCTGTATGCTTCTGATGTGGATATTTATGCGCCATGTGCTTTAGGAGCAACGGTAAATGATGAAACAATCAGTAAATTAAAAGCTAAAGTTATTGCAGGTGCTGCTAATAATCAATTGGCAAACGAAATAACACACGGACAAATTCTGAAAGAAAAAGGAATTTTATATGCTCCTGATTTCTTGATCAATGCCGGAGGTGTCATCAATGTTTACTCAGAACTGGCTAATTTAACAAAAGAGCAGGTTTTAGAAAAAACGGAGAATATTTATAACACGGCTTTAGAAATTTTTGATTTTGCCGATAAAAACAACATCACAACACATCAGGCTGCTTTATCTATCGCTCAAAAGCGTATTGATGATAGAAAAAAAGAATTACAGAATAAATAA
- a CDS encoding endonuclease III domain-containing protein — translation MTKNEKVTFVINTLNELFPEVPIPLDHKDPYTLLIAVLLSAQCTDERVNKITPSLFAKADNPYDMIKMSVEEIAEIIRPCGLTPMKSKGIYGLSKILIEEHNGEVPQSFEALERLPAVGHKTASVVMSQAFDVPAFPVDTHIHRLLYRWGFSNGKSVEQSEKDAKRLFPMELWNKLHLQIIYYGRSYSPARGWNLDKDIITKTIGRKTVINDYHKKNAS, via the coding sequence ATGACAAAGAACGAAAAAGTAACATTTGTTATAAATACCTTAAATGAATTATTTCCGGAAGTTCCTATTCCGCTCGACCATAAAGACCCTTATACTTTATTAATCGCCGTACTGCTATCTGCTCAATGCACTGACGAACGCGTAAACAAGATCACACCTTCATTGTTTGCAAAAGCAGATAACCCATACGATATGATAAAAATGAGTGTCGAAGAAATTGCTGAAATTATTCGTCCATGCGGCTTAACTCCTATGAAATCGAAAGGTATTTACGGACTTTCAAAAATTTTAATTGAAGAACACAACGGAGAGGTGCCACAAAGTTTTGAAGCCCTGGAAAGACTTCCGGCTGTGGGACACAAAACTGCCAGTGTTGTAATGAGCCAAGCCTTTGACGTACCGGCATTTCCTGTAGACACACATATTCACCGATTATTATATCGCTGGGGATTTTCTAACGGAAAAAGTGTAGAACAATCCGAAAAAGATGCCAAACGTTTGTTTCCGATGGAATTATGGAACAAGCTCCATTTACAGATCATTTATTACGGAAGATCTTATTCACCGGCAAGAGGTTGGAACTTAGACAAAGACATTATTACCAAAACTATTGGCAGAAAGACTGTAATCAACGATTATCATAAAAAAAATGCCTCGTAA
- the nusB gene encoding transcription antitermination factor NusB has translation MLNRRHIRIKVMQTIYAMHQHQSDVLDKEERFLYQSIEIMQDLYLLLLSALVEIREKEEEYLDMASKKHLATKEERNPNRKFISNKVLMQLAENEKLQESLGDRSIKNWKNNDDLILFLIREIKASDLYKDYMSKPVGTYEEEKYFIADVFSQIIAPNEQLYDYLEDYKLTWLDDLPLVNTFILKQIKGLKDENDTIRLPKLYRDEDDKEFVRNLFRKTVLNEVELSKEYIDKTPNWDADRIAELDTIILKMAICELLKFPSIPVKVTINEYLEIAKEYSTPKSSIFINGILDNLVRDFQRDNRMQKAGRGLL, from the coding sequence ATGTTAAACAGAAGACATATTCGTATTAAAGTGATGCAGACAATCTATGCTATGCATCAACATCAATCTGATGTTCTTGACAAGGAAGAAAGATTTCTTTATCAAAGCATTGAAATTATGCAGGATCTATATTTATTATTGCTTTCTGCCCTTGTAGAAATCAGAGAAAAAGAGGAAGAATACCTTGATATGGCTTCCAAAAAGCATCTGGCAACTAAAGAAGAACGCAATCCTAACCGTAAATTTATTTCTAATAAAGTTTTAATGCAATTGGCGGAAAATGAGAAATTGCAGGAAAGCCTTGGGGATAGAAGTATAAAGAACTGGAAAAATAATGACGATTTAATATTGTTTCTGATCCGGGAAATTAAGGCTAGTGATTTGTATAAGGATTATATGAGCAAACCGGTCGGGACGTATGAAGAGGAAAAATATTTTATAGCAGATGTTTTTAGTCAGATCATAGCTCCTAATGAACAATTATACGATTATTTAGAAGATTATAAATTAACATGGTTGGATGATCTTCCTTTGGTAAATACTTTTATTTTAAAACAAATAAAAGGTTTAAAGGATGAAAATGATACTATTCGTTTGCCAAAATTATACAGAGACGAAGACGATAAAGAATTTGTGAGAAACCTGTTTAGAAAAACGGTTTTGAATGAAGTGGAATTGTCTAAAGAGTATATTGATAAAACACCGAACTGGGATGCTGATCGTATAGCAGAATTGGATACGATTATTTTAAAAATGGCTATTTGTGAGCTATTGAAATTCCCCTCAATTCCGGTAAAAGTAACGATCAACGAATATTTAGAGATTGCCAAAGAGTATTCAACACCGAAGAGTAGTATCTTCATCAATGGTATTCTGGATAATCTGGTAAGAGATTTTCAAAGAGATAACCGTATGCAAAAAGCGGGTAGAGGATTATTATAA
- a CDS encoding DUF1573 domain-containing protein — MKKMIYLAAVAITLITVSCKDNVQGKITDEDMATVEAEKAMIGKLPKVSFDKTEYDFGTINSGDVVETEFIVTNTGESDLVISDAKASCGCTVPVYPKQPVKPGESAPIKVSFNSSGKSGMQNKTVTLTTNTENGKETFAIKANVLTK, encoded by the coding sequence ATGAAAAAAATGATTTACTTAGCAGCAGTTGCTATTACTTTAATAACTGTTTCGTGTAAAGATAATGTTCAAGGCAAAATTACAGATGAAGATATGGCTACTGTTGAAGCAGAAAAAGCCATGATCGGAAAATTACCGAAAGTAAGCTTTGATAAAACAGAGTATGATTTCGGAACCATCAATTCAGGTGATGTTGTAGAAACAGAATTCATAGTAACAAATACAGGAGAGTCTGATCTGGTAATCTCTGATGCTAAAGCATCTTGTGGTTGTACTGTTCCGGTTTATCCGAAACAACCGGTAAAACCGGGAGAATCGGCTCCGATCAAAGTATCTTTTAATTCTTCTGGAAAATCAGGTATGCAAAACAAAACAGTTACTTTGACAACTAATACTGAGAACGGAAAAGAAACGTTCGCAATTAAGGCTAATGTTTTAACCAAATAA
- the yajC gene encoding preprotein translocase subunit YajC, translated as MNTTIIMQLLFMAVIFYFLLIRPQQQKAKKEKSFEATLKVGDKVITKAGIHGKIAEISDGTVVIETMAGKIKMEKSALSMEMTAKLNEKK; from the coding sequence ATGAATACAACGATTATAATGCAGTTGTTGTTTATGGCAGTAATTTTTTATTTTTTACTGATCCGTCCACAACAACAAAAAGCAAAAAAAGAAAAATCATTTGAAGCTACTTTAAAAGTAGGAGACAAGGTGATTACTAAGGCAGGAATTCACGGCAAGATCGCTGAAATTTCAGATGGAACAGTTGTGATAGAAACAATGGCCGGAAAAATTAAAATGGAAAAATCGGCTTTATCAATGGAAATGACAGCTAAGCTAAATGAAAAGAAATAA
- a CDS encoding ABC transporter ATP-binding protein, with the protein MKELQYLNKFFIKYKYRFLLGIVITFIAQIFSLFTPELVGDSIRSIEEYTRNNHEISIEVAQSLLGKNIILILATTLISGFFTFLMRQTLIVMSRYVEFDLKNEIYNHYQILSQTFYKQNRTGDLMSRISEDVSKVRMYVGPAVMYSMNTLVRFSMVIIYMYNISPRLTFYSLLPLPLLSYGIFKISSEINKRSGIFQANLSTLSSFAQEMFSGIRVIKAYAIEKQKEKEFTDLTEDSRKKFMNLAIVNSLFGPLMILLIGLSNLVVIYVGGMMYINGSISIGIIAQFILYINMLTWPVASLGWVSSLVQEAEASQKRINEFLHTEPEITNKTDHHFDIRGNISFENVSFIYPDTRIKALDHVSFHIKPGETLAILGKTGSGKSTLLSLISRLYDIEKGKILIDGVPIDQVNLNDLRNSISVVPQDAFLFSDSIANNIKFGNEDATEEEVIEAAKLAVVHENILHFKEGYNTVLGERGITLSGGQKQRVSIARALIKQAPILLLDDCLSAVDTETEEQILGNLGSFSQDITTIIVSHRVSSAKNASQIIILDEGRIIQQGTHNQLLAADGYYKDLYFKQLAEKEII; encoded by the coding sequence ATGAAAGAATTACAATATTTAAATAAATTTTTTATTAAATACAAATATCGATTCCTACTTGGAATCGTTATTACATTTATAGCCCAGATCTTCTCTTTATTTACCCCTGAACTGGTTGGTGACTCCATTCGGTCTATAGAAGAATATACTCGTAACAACCACGAAATCAGTATTGAAGTTGCCCAATCATTATTGGGTAAAAACATTATTCTGATCTTGGCTACTACACTTATTTCCGGTTTTTTTACGTTTCTGATGCGACAAACCTTAATCGTAATGTCCCGCTATGTAGAATTTGACCTCAAAAATGAAATTTATAATCATTACCAGATTCTGAGTCAGACCTTCTACAAGCAAAACCGTACCGGAGACTTAATGAGCCGTATTAGTGAAGACGTCAGTAAAGTCAGAATGTATGTCGGACCTGCCGTAATGTATTCCATGAATACACTGGTTCGCTTCTCTATGGTTATTATTTATATGTATAATATTTCTCCAAGACTTACTTTTTATTCTTTATTACCTCTTCCGTTACTCTCATACGGTATTTTTAAGATCAGTTCAGAGATAAATAAAAGAAGTGGCATTTTTCAGGCTAATCTTTCTACCTTGTCCTCTTTTGCTCAGGAAATGTTTTCCGGTATAAGAGTTATAAAAGCATACGCCATAGAAAAACAAAAAGAAAAAGAATTCACTGATCTGACAGAAGATAGTCGTAAAAAATTCATGAATTTAGCTATCGTAAATTCTTTATTCGGTCCTTTAATGATCTTACTGATCGGGTTAAGTAACTTGGTTGTTATATATGTTGGAGGCATGATGTATATCAACGGTTCCATTTCGATAGGGATCATTGCCCAATTCATTTTATATATCAACATGCTGACCTGGCCGGTTGCTTCCTTAGGTTGGGTTTCTTCTTTAGTACAAGAAGCTGAAGCTTCCCAAAAAAGGATTAATGAATTTTTACATACCGAACCTGAAATTACGAATAAAACCGATCACCATTTTGATATTAGAGGAAACATCAGCTTTGAAAATGTAAGCTTCATCTATCCGGATACCCGAATTAAAGCTCTGGATCATGTAAGTTTTCACATAAAACCAGGTGAAACACTGGCTATTTTAGGGAAAACCGGCTCCGGTAAATCGACACTTTTATCCCTTATCAGTCGCTTATATGATATTGAAAAAGGAAAGATTCTGATCGACGGTGTCCCGATTGACCAGGTCAACCTCAACGATCTGCGCAATTCAATCAGTGTAGTTCCTCAGGATGCTTTTCTGTTTTCAGACAGTATTGCAAACAATATTAAATTCGGAAATGAAGATGCCACAGAGGAAGAAGTGATTGAAGCCGCTAAACTGGCCGTTGTTCACGAAAACATTCTCCATTTTAAAGAAGGCTACAACACTGTTTTAGGGGAAAGAGGAATTACACTTTCAGGCGGACAAAAGCAACGTGTTTCTATTGCCAGAGCATTAATTAAACAAGCACCTATCTTATTGTTAGATGATTGTTTAAGTGCAGTTGACACGGAGACAGAAGAGCAAATTTTAGGAAATCTGGGATCTTTTTCTCAGGACATTACAACCATAATTGTGAGCCACAGAGTGTCCTCTGCTAAAAATGCTTCGCAGATCATTATTTTAGACGAAGGCAGAATTATTCAGCAAGGTACACATAATCAACTATTAGCAGCAGATGGTTACTATAAAGATTTATATTTTAAACAGCTTGCAGAAAAAGAAATTATATAA
- a CDS encoding YdeI/OmpD-associated family protein, giving the protein MEEQKKNPWNKTNQWTEELEILFSIIRKTDLAETTKWGGPVFTHNGKNVVGIGGFKSYFGIWFFNGVFLKDKKKLLINAQEGTTKSLRQMRFQSKEEIEEATIIAYIEEAIAVENKGLSVKPEKKEAIHSAFLEDFLSENPHFKSKFESLTPYKQREYLEFIETAKQEKTKLTRLEKIKPLLAEGKGLNDRYR; this is encoded by the coding sequence ATGGAAGAACAAAAGAAAAATCCCTGGAACAAGACCAATCAATGGACTGAAGAATTAGAGATACTTTTCTCTATAATCCGAAAAACTGATTTAGCAGAAACAACTAAATGGGGTGGTCCGGTCTTTACCCATAACGGAAAAAATGTAGTGGGAATAGGAGGTTTTAAGTCTTATTTCGGGATTTGGTTCTTTAACGGTGTTTTCTTAAAAGACAAAAAAAAGCTATTAATCAACGCTCAGGAAGGCACAACAAAATCGCTTCGGCAAATGCGTTTTCAATCAAAAGAGGAGATCGAAGAAGCTACTATAATTGCCTATATAGAAGAAGCTATTGCTGTTGAAAACAAAGGCTTATCTGTTAAGCCCGAGAAAAAAGAAGCTATTCATTCTGCCTTTCTTGAAGATTTTTTAAGTGAAAACCCTCACTTTAAAAGCAAATTTGAAAGTCTGACACCCTATAAGCAAAGAGAATATCTGGAGTTCATTGAAACAGCGAAACAGGAAAAAACAAAACTCACCCGTTTGGAAAAAATAAAACCTTTACTTGCAGAAGGTAAAGGTCTCAATGATCGCTATCGATAA
- the bcp gene encoding thioredoxin-dependent thiol peroxidase — translation MITLKAGDKAPNFSGLDQNGKEHELADYKGKKLVVFFYPKASTPGCTAEACDLRDNYERFKAQNYELLGVSADSAKAQTKFIEKNDLPFPLLADEEKKVINAFGVWGPKKFMGREYDGIHRTTFVIDENGVIEEVIEKVKTKEHAAQILK, via the coding sequence ATGATAACATTAAAAGCCGGAGATAAAGCTCCGAATTTTTCAGGGCTAGATCAAAATGGTAAAGAGCATGAATTAGCGGATTATAAAGGAAAAAAATTAGTAGTTTTCTTTTATCCTAAGGCAAGTACACCGGGTTGTACGGCTGAGGCTTGTGATCTGAGAGATAATTACGAACGTTTTAAAGCTCAGAATTACGAGTTATTAGGTGTAAGTGCCGATAGTGCTAAGGCGCAAACTAAATTTATTGAAAAAAATGATTTACCGTTTCCTTTATTAGCAGATGAAGAGAAGAAAGTAATCAATGCTTTCGGGGTTTGGGGCCCTAAGAAATTTATGGGAAGAGAATATGACGGAATCCACAGAACAACTTTTGTAATTGATGAGAACGGAGTGATTGAAGAAGTGATTGAAAAAGTGAAAACCAAGGAGCACGCTGCTCAAATCCTGAAATAA